One window from the genome of Cucumis melo cultivar AY chromosome 12, USDA_Cmelo_AY_1.0, whole genome shotgun sequence encodes:
- the LOC103485497 gene encoding tryptophan synthase beta chain 1-like, whose protein sequence is MACNMVKNSAITNQLVAKPHVNFGKLGHGANTLATTKRNYMGTIKMQLVTDNPKKYQNLGIGELGKFGKFGGKFVPESLITCLGKLEAEFNLVLNDSKFQEELEVALRDFVGRETPLYYAERLTKHYKNEEGKGPEIYIKREDLNHCGAHKMNNAIAQVMIAKRMGRKSVVAATGAGQHGVATAAACAKHDLDCTIFMGSEDINKQSSNVLLIKLLGAKVKSVEGNFKDASSEAIREWVGNLETSYYLTGTVVGPHPCPAMVREFQSVIGKETRRQAKEKWGAKPDVLLACIGSGSNALGLFHEFINEKDVRLIGVEAAGFGLDSGKHSATLSKGHVGVYHGALSYLLQDDEGQILNPHSVGVGLEYPGVGPELSFLKESGRAEFETASDTEAVEAYKRLAKLEGIFPSLEASHAFAYLHKLCPTLPDGCKVVVNCSGRGDKDAAIVFNYHQQNH, encoded by the exons ATGGCCTGCAATATGGTGAAGAATTCTGCAATTACTAACCAATTAGTAGCCAAACCACACGTAAACTTTGGTAAATTAGGACATGGGGCAAACACTTTGGCCACAACAAAGAGGAACTATATGGGAACAATAAAGATGCAGCTTGTAACTGATAACCCCAAGAAGTACCAAAATTTAGGAATTGGGGAGTTGGGAAAATTTGGAAAATTTGGTGGCAAGTTCGTGCCTGAGTCTCTTATCACTTGCTTGGGCAAATTGGAAGCTGAGTTCAACTTGGTTTTAAACGATTCCAAATTCCAG GAGGAGCTGGAGGTGGCGCTGAGGGATTTTGTTGGACGAGAAACGCCGCTATATTACGCGGAGAGGCTAACAAAGCACTACAAAAACGAAGAAGGAAAGGGACCTgaaatatacataaaaagagAGGATTTGAACCATTGTGGTGCGCACAAGATGAACAATGCGATCGCACAGGTTATGATTGCGAAGCGCATGGGGCGGAAGAGCGTGGTTGCGGCCACTGGGGCTGGCCAGCACGGCGTTGCCACTGCAGCTGCTTGCGCCAAACATGATTTAGATTGCACCATTTTCATGGGCTCTGAAGATATCAACAAGCAATCTTCAAATGTTCTCTTAATCAAATTGCTGGGTGCTAAG GTGAAATCTGTGGAGGGAAATTTCAAGGACGCATCATCTGAGGCGATAAGAGAGTGGGTGGGGAACTTAGAAACGAGCTATTATTTAACGGGCACAGTGGTGGGTCCGCATCCATGTCCCGCCATGGTTAGGGAGTTTCAATCCGTGATTGGTAAAGAGACCAGAAGACAAGCCAAGGAAAAATGGGGAGCCAAACCAGATGTTCTTTTGGCTTGCATTGGTAGTGGCTCAAATGCTTTGGGACTCTTCCATGAATTCATTAATGAAAAAGATGTTAGGCTGATCGGAGTGGAGGCTGCCGGATTCGGCTTGGATAGTGGAAAGCATTCTGCAACTTTGTCTAAAGGCCATGTTGGTGTCTACCATGGAGCTTTGAGTTACCTTTTGCAAGATGACGAAGGCCAGATTTTGAACCCCCATTCCGTTGGTGTAGG GCTAGAATATCCAGGAGTAGGGCCAGAACTGAGCTTTTTAAAAGAGAGTGGAAGAGCTGAATTTGAAACGGCGTCGGACACGGAGGCAGTGGAAGCTTACAAACGCCTAGCAAAGCTGGAAGGCATATTCCCGTCGCTGGAGGCTTCTCATGCTTTTGCTTATCTTCACAAGCTTTGCCCCACTCTGCCTGACGGTTGCAAGGTTGTCGTCAATTGTAGTGGGCGTGGTGATAAAGACGCTGCCATTGTTTTCAACTATCACCAACAAAACCACTAG
- the LOC103485429 gene encoding beta-glucosidase 47, translating into MELSFLFFPVFLQILVLLSSLIASNTHVPLQEFTKPKTFSKDFLFGTASSAYQFEGAFLSDGKGLNNWDIFTHKPGNIKDGTNGDVAVDQYHRYQEDVDLMEFIGVNSYRFSISWARILPQGRFGEVNNAGIDHYNKLIDALLERGIEPFVTLAHYDIPQKLEDKYGAWLSPLVQEDFTYYADICFKSFGNRVKYWVTFNEPNVQVIRSYRKGTFPPSRCSSPFGNCSSGDSEREPFVAAHNIILSHAAAVNTYRSKYQAKQGGLIGIVINAVWFEPISDSFEDILATERAFSFYMNWFLDPIVFGNYPAVMEEILGLDLPHFSTEDQKKLKNGADFIGINHYTSYYAKDCLHSFCEPGQGSSKIEGFTFWTPTKEETSIGEPTEISWIYVYPQGMNKMVTYIKERYNVPIFVTENGYGQKNKPNNQTEDLLDDTRRVDYMRSYLGALETSMREGADVRGYFAWSLLDNFEWMNGYTERFGLCHVDYTTLKRTPKLSTFWYKNFIAQILMSNNVSSMSKKVI; encoded by the exons ATGGagctttctttcttattttttccAGTTTTTCTCCAGATTTTGGTGTTACTTTCTTCTTTAATTGCTTCTAATACCCATGTTCCATTACAAGAATTTACAAAACCAAAAACATTCTCAAAAGATTTCCTTTTTGGAACTGCTTCTTCTGCTTATCAG TTTGAAGGAGCCTTCTTGAGTGATGGTAAAGGTCTTAACAACTGGGACATTTTTACTCATAAGCCTG GAAATATTAAGGATGGAACAAATGGAGATGTTGCTGTTGATCAGTATCATCGTTACCAA GAGGATGTTGATCTGATGGAATTTATTGGAGTGAATAGCTATCGATTCTCTATCTCATGGGCAAGAATACTCCCTC AAGGAAGGTTTGGTGAGGTGAACAATGCTGGGATTGATCATTACAACAAGCTCATTGATGCTCTGCTCGAAAGAG GGATAGAACCATTTGTGACATTGGCTCACTATGACATCCCTCAGAAACTTGAAGATAAATATGGAGCCTGGTTGAGTCCCCTAGTCCA GGAGGATTTCACCTATTATGCAGATATCTGCTTTAAGTCATTTGGAAATCGAGTCAAGTACTGGGTTACCTTCAATGAGCCCAATGTTCAGGTCATTCGTAGCTACAGAAAAGGGACTTTCCCTCCATCCCGTTGCTCAAGCCCATTTGGCAATTGCAGCAGCGGAGACTCGGAAAGAGAACCCTTCGTAGCTGCCCACAATATTATTCTATCCCATGCTGCAGCGGTCAACACTTACCGGTCCAAATATCAG GCCAAACAAGGAGGTCTAATCGGAATAGTTATCAATGCTGTGTGGTTTGAGCCTATAAGCGACTCATTTGAAGACATATTAGCGACTGAGAGAGCTTTCTCTTTCTATATGAACTG GTTCCTGGACCCAATTGTATTTGGAAACTATCCGGCAGTAATGGAGGAAATTCTGGGACTTGACTTGCCTCACTTTTCAACTGAAGATCAAAAGAAGTTGAAGAATGGAGCTGATTTTATTGGCATTAATCACTATACCAGTTACTATGCAAAAGATTGCCTTCATTCTTTCTGTGAACCAGGACAGGGGTCATCTAAGATTGAAGGTTTTACTTTCTGGACACCGACGAAGGAAGAAACCTCGATAGGAGAACCT ACTGAAATTTCATGGATATATGTCTATCCTCAAGGAATGAACAAGATGGTTACATACATAAAGGAGAGGTACAATGTACCAATATTTGTAACAGAAAATG GTTATGGGCAGAAGAACAAGCCCAATAATCAAACTGAAGATTTACTCGATGATACCAGAAGAGTAGATTACATGAGAAGTTACCTTGGTGCTTTGGAAACATCAATGAG AGAAGGAGCAGATGTGAGAGGGTACTTTGCCTGGTCTTTGCTGGATAACTTTGAATGGATGAATGGATATACTGAAAGGTTTGGGCTTTGCCATGTAGACTATACAACTCTGAAGAGAACACCCAAGCTATCAACCTTTTGGTACAAAAATTTCATTGCTCAAATTTTGATGAGCAACAACGTCAGTTCAATGTCCAAGAAAGTGATCTAA